CGGCTCCCACATGCGAATGATCGCCGCATAACAATCGATGACATTGCTGGTGAGACCGAGACCGGTGGCCTGACTGACGACGTTGTAGACACGGCGGTACAGCCGGAGAACGAAATTCTCGCCAATGGGACTGGTGCCGATGCCCGGATCATAGAAGGTCAACTGCTCGGCCGGATCGACTTCATTGTCAGGCCCACACCGGGTCGCCCGGAACAGTTTGTAGATGTTGCTACGGTTTTCATCGAGGAACAGACCGCTGCGTTGTCCAGTTCCGTCGGAATAGATGACGACGTTCTTGCCCATGCCCGTATCCCCAAGAGGTGGCATCAGTATAACCGATTCGCATGAGCGGGTGCTGCCCCTGGCGCGGTGAGTTGTCTGGCGTGTAAGTCCCATTGAGCGGGTTTGGTCGGACGGGCTCAATGATCATCTGGCGCGAAGCCAAATCGCCGGCGATTAGACGCAGATGGCGGCTGACCGCTTACCAACATTCTTTGCCTGACATCAGACAGTCTCCTTCCGGCCCCAAACTCGACATTCCTCACTGAAATGAGAAGCACTTGATATGCATTTTTATGTGCATATATTGTGCCGAGTGAATTCCCGAGGTTTTGTCATGACCCAAGCGCTGCTGACTCATAATGCGATAGTCTCCGGCTTTGTCGATAGTCTGCAAGAGCCGCGCACGCCCTATATCTCGCCAAAGCGCCTATCGCAGGCGCTGGGCGTGAAGGTGGCCAATCTGGCGCAGTTGACCGGCGTCCACCGAAATACGCTTCGTAATCCTTCATCGGAGCGTCTGCAGGGCCGGATGCGCGAGATGGTGAAAGTGATCTCGGCGGCGACCGAGCTTACCGGCGACGTCGACAAGGCAATCTATTGGTATCGCAACGAGCCGATCGCCGACTACGGCCATCGCACGGCGGCCGAACTCATCGCCGACGGTCAGGTCGAGGCGGTCCTTGCTTTTGTTCGTGATCTTGAGAATGGGGCGCGCGGGTGAAGATCGCCGGCATCGGCCCGGACAACATCTTCCACCGCTATCTCACACCCAAATGGGCCTTTCTGCCGACCAGCGGTGCTGGTGCTGCGATCGACGGCGGGCGCTTCAACCGGCCTGGTGTCGAAGCGCTCTATCTCTCCCAGGCGCCACAGACGGCGCTTGAGGAATACAAGCAAGGCGCCAGTATCAGTCCACCGGCGACGCTTGCCGCCTACAAGATCACACTGGCCGAGGTTGCCGATTTTTCGCAGGGGTTCGACCCTGATGTCTGGGACGCCGCGTGGGAGGCATGGGATTGTGCCTGGCGCCGGATCGCTCGCGTTGACAGAAAGATGCCGCCGTCATGGAAGCTGGCGGACCTGGTGATCACCGCCGGGCTTCGCGGTATTCTGTTTCCATCATTGCGTCATGCCGGCGGAACGAATTTGGTGGTCTTTCCAGCCAATCTTGTCGAAGGTGACGCGATCGAAGTCCACGATCCTGATCATCGTTTGCCACGCGATCAGTCGTCCTGGACGTGAGTCGTGAAGAACGAAGCATGGAATCGATCCGCTTAGATGTCCTCGCTTGGGGCAACGTCCAACTCCTCGTGGCCCTCCCCGCCAGCCAGTCCGGTTGGAATATCGCCTGCGAGCAGCTTTTCCTTGGATAATAGTCCGGCATCTTCGAGCGCCTCGAAATCCGGCAGATCGCGCAGCGTGTCGAAGCCGAAGTGGGACAAAAACGCCTTCGTGGTGACATAGGTATAGGGCGCGCCGGACTGCGGCGAGCGCGGCCCCGACGCGATCAGATCCTGCGATCGCAGAACTCCGATCAGATCGCGCGACACCTCCTTGCCGAAGAATGATGACAGTTCGCCGCGGGTGATCGGCTGGAAGTAGGCGATGCACATCAGCACCAGCGCCTCCGACTGCGACAGCGGTCGTGAACTCTCCGCCTGACCTGTCACGGTGCGAATGACGTCACCAAACGCCTTTTTGGTCCGGTGCTGCCAGCCGCCGGCGACCGAGACCAGCTCGTAAGGTCGGCCAGCGAGCTCGGCGCGGATGTCGTCGATGACCAGCTCGATGTTGCAGCCTCTGCCGACGACGCGCGCCAGCGTCTCCCGGGTCACGGGTGTGCTGGCAGCAAAGATCACCGCTTCGACCCGGCCCATCCACTCGCGCCAGCGCAGTTCCGGCGGCAGGTGCTCGAGTTCGGTGTCGAGCAGCGCCGACCGATTATTTTGCCCCCTACGCGCAGCGGATCCGACCATTGTTACAGTCCAAACAGCCGGAAGGAATCGCGACCGGACAGCTCCCGTACCGCCTCGAATGTTTGCAGCCGCTCGAACAGACGCCGCGCGCCGAACCGCGACAGGGCTTTGGTGGTCAGCGTGCCAGGCACGGCATCGTCTTCGAGCAGTTTTTTGACCACGTCCCCTGCCCCCTTGGCGCGCAATTTTGGCATCACTGCCGCAAGCCGCTCGGCGCGCCGGGAGATATCATCTGCCAGCCGGCAGGCATCCGCTGCACCCTGCGCCAGCGCCAGGCACGCCGCCCTTTCAAATTCTTTTTGCTCCCCCGGCCGAATCCGCTTGGCACGACCGCCACCGGTTCGGAACGCCGGCGCAAACGCCTGGGCCATCAGCAGCGGCACCGGTTTTGTCCAGCGCAGTTTTTGCGCCAGCAAAAAATCGGCGCACCACCAGGCCAGCAATTCGGCTTTCGGCGAGAGGACAACAACCTGGCCGGCGATCGCGGCGGCGGCAAACGGCGCCGGCCGTCTGGAGCGGGCCAGATCGTCGATTGCACCTGGAAGACCCGCAAACGCGTCGTCCCAGCGCAGGCCGAGCAGGTCGACCACTTCCGCCAGTCTTTCGGCGTCGATCAGAGGCGACCGCGATCCCAGTTGCCGCCATGCGGCCAAAATGTTGCCGGCGGGGCCGGCATCGCCGTCGGAGGGACGCAGGTACCAGGCGTCACGCAGCGCCGCCTCGTCCTCGGACCGGCCGGCGAGGCGAACGGCTGCGATGGCGCATTTCAGCGCCAACCGCTGCCGCCAGGCGCCGGCCCAGGCTGGTTCGGAGCGGACCAAAGAATCGAGCGAATTCAGCGCGGCGCCGGCAAAGAAAGCAGCATCGGCGTCGTGGTCGACCGGCCCGTCCGGCAACGCCCAGGCCGGCACCCGCGATGGCGCGGGCGCTGCAGTGGACGATGGGAAGGCACGAATCATGCGATAGATGATAAATCGGGAGTGCGCTTTACTCCATCATGAATGCTCAAAACCGCACAGCCTGTCGATCTATAAATACGAACGATAATGTTGCCTTATCGTTCGTTGTGTTCTTTATAGAGAGAATGGCCCAAAACGTCGAGCTGAAGCCCGAAAATCCCCCCGAGCGTGTCGGATGAGCGGAATTCGTGAGACCCAGGGCGCTGGGCGGAAATCTCGCGCACAATTATGAGATTCCTGGCACATAATTGTGAGACTGGATGACTCGGAGTTTTTGAGACTGCCCGCGCTTCCGGCCCGATCCGGTACGTTCGGCGCCTGATGAAGTGCCCCTGTGGGCACTGCGAAGACGCCGGAGCCGTACATAGATGCGTCTGCGCAACGTGAGCGGCCATGCCCGCAATGCTCCCCTCAGCCGTTCCTCGCCTTCCCGGTCGCTGGCCAGCAGCGCGGCAGCGCTGTAGCCGACCGGATCGACCGACAGTCTCCCGATGCCCACGGCAAGGGCATAATTCTGCAACAATGAGCCCTGCGCGAGGGAAAACAAGCCGGCGCGCACCGGCTTGGCAAGAACGGGCGCGACGCGATCATATTCGGGAACGACCACCAGCAGCGCCTGCCTGGCGATCAGCCGCGTGAGAAAATCATGGTTGGCCCGGCGCGCGTCCAGCGACAGCCGAGGCTGCTCGGCCAGCGATGGTGGCGAGGATCTGCGATGCCGTGCCGTCAGGAAATCCAGCAATTGCGGGACGGAAGGCAATCCCTCATCCCTTCCGCGTGCCCAGTTCGCCAGGCGCAAGGCCCCGGCGCGCGCATTGAGATCGAGCATCATCAACTGCGTCTCCGACAGCCTCTCCAGTCCTCTCACGCTCCTTGTCGTCAACCGAACACGATGCTCTGGGCACCAAAAGCCCCAGGGAAGAGCCGTGGTCTTGCATTGAATGCCGCCTGGACATAGCGGGCACACATAGCGGCTGCCGCGTGCAACCATCAAACGCGCGTGCGGCATGATATCCTCGAAGGTCATGGCTCTCAACGCATCGGCCGCTAAGCCGGTGCGGGCGGCCAACACCCCCTCCCTTCCCCCGAGCTTCCATTCGAGGTCGTTGACATCGCGGCGAGGCAGACCACAGCACTCCAGGAACGCATCAACCGGCATGCCGTAGAACAGCGCCAGACGGACCAGCCACCCCGACAAACGCTCATCGGGCTCAGGCTTCAACACGACCGGCAGTACCTTCAAGGCTGACGCCGTGCTCATACTGGCTCGCCCAGGAGCGCCAGAACATTGCGCGTATCGGCGACATCGGTCGCGACAATCCTCTCCTCGCCATTTTCGATCGCCGCTATGGCGAGCATGCCCATGAGCGAAAACACATGCGCGGAGATGCCGCCCGTCACCTCCACCAGGCGCTTCAACATGCGGTCGCCGATTTCGCTCGGCCGACGCAGCGGCAAGGTCCGCTGCAGACTGCCGATCAGACCGCCAAAATCCTCGTCGTTCTGCCACGGCGGCAAGGCAAAGGCCTCGAAGCGGCGCACCAGCTGATCGTCGGTGCGAAGGGCGTTGCGCGCCTGCTGCGTGCCGACGCAGACGAGCGGGATCCTGAGCTCATTGCCGAGAAAGCGCAGCAGGTTGAGGAAGCGGGCCTGCTCGCGCACCGTGCCCGCTTGCAGGCTGTGCACTTCGTCGATGACCAGCAGGCCCGGGCGGATTTCGGAGAGCAAGCGCAACGTCAGGCTTTCGAGCACCGATAGCGTCGCCCGAGGCGGCTCCGGAGCACCGATCGCCGCCAGCAATCGCTTGTAAAAGCGCGCTTCGTCGGGGCCTGCGACCATCTGCACGACAATCACCGGCATGTGCATCCGTCCCGTCGCCTTGTCGAAATGCGAGGGGTGGTCACGAGCAAACTTCTCGACGATCATGGTCTTGCCCATGCCGCTGGCGCCGACGATGAGCAGGTTGGGCATGCGCGCGCGCTGCGGAAAGGTCAGCAGAGCCTCCAGCTTTGCCAATGCCTGCTCGGCTCGGGGATAGTTGATCCATCGATCGGCACGGATCCTGCGGATGCGTTCGTCAGCACTCAGTGCCGCAATCGTCCGGCTGGCGGGAAAAAGGTGCTCGAACTCGTCAGTCATCCCATTCCTCCACCGCGAAATAGGGTAGCTGCAAGGGCTTGTCGTCTCCGACCGATGCTGTCTCCGGCGTCACGTCGATCATCTTGCCGCCGCCAAGGTGCTCTCGCCGCGCACCATCTCGCCGCATGGCCTTGGTTATCCGCGTCGCCTCGTCGATCAGAGCGCGCTGGGCAAGAATCGTCGAAAAGATCAGTTCCTCGTCGAGTGCCCGACGTCCTTCTGCCCGCAGCGCACGGCGCGCTGCGCGTTGCTCCCACATCGCAATCGGCGGCCGGGTCCGGTCGGCTGGGCGCGCCTCCAGATACCCCTCCCCTGTCGCGACAAACACGCAAGACAGATCCCGCGGGTCGTATTTGATGGTCAGCCGCTGCCGGTCGCGCCCCATCAGCCAGCGCAGCTCGTCGGACCAGTAGCGGATATGAAACAGATGCAGCCCGTCGCGTTGCAGGGTGCGCTCTTCGCAAGGCAGGAAATCGATCAGGAAACGTCGCGGATCCGATGGCTTGCGCACCATGACATCGGCAATGCGCGTATTCCACGCGGCTGCGGGCGGCAGATCCAGCGCCTTGTGGATGCGCGCGTGATAGGCGCCGACAATCTCGAGCGCGAGATAAGTCTCCAACTCCCTGAGCGTCATCATCGCCTCGGCTTCCGGATCCACGTCGCCGCGGTCGCGGATGTTCGAGAAGTGTGAGCCCGGGATGAGATGAACCGCCCCCATCATCGTCCCGATCAACCTTTCGATGTGGCCACCGAAGCGGGGCGTGCCGGGTGGACGGTAGACGAGATCGATACGGTGCTCGGCACAGGCGTGCTCGAAGGCCCGCGCATGGAATTCCGCGCCATTATCGACATGGATAGTCCTGGGAATTCCGTGTGCCGGCCAATCCGCGGCGATACCCCGTGCTGCCAGCCATGCCGTCTTGTCGATCACGCAATGGGTCAGGCACAACGCCACGGCCGTCAGCGACGGCGCTTCCAACGACAGGTAGAAACCCATCGCCATCCGCGTGTTGACATCGATCGCTAGGGTCAGCGTCGGACGGCCGATTGGCAACCGCGTCGCTGGATCGACCACTGTAACGTCGACCCTGGTGTGGTCGATCTGCACAGTGTCGAGTGGAGCGGGCGCTTCCAGTCCACCTGGCGTTGCCAGGAACACCGGCTCGGATTTGCCAGCGCCTTCGCGGCGCCGCATCAGATCGGCCTGATTTTTCGTCTCCAGCCACCGCCCAAGGCGACGGATCGATGGCCGTTGCAGCCCCGCAGCACGACAATCTGCCGCCACTTCTCGCTGAAAACGGCTCAGTGTCGGCTTGCGACGCGTTGCATAGAGCTTCTCGAAATGACCCTCGACAATGACAAGGACCGCCGGATCCAATGGCTGCATGCCCGCATTCGGGCCACGCCGACGCGGCAACAACGTGCTGGTCCGATCATCCTGCCGAAACCGCTTCAGCCAGCGAAACAGGGTCGCGCGGCTGATCCCAAGGTCGCTGATGGCACTCTGGACCTCTGCCTCACCCGGCCGATCAGAAAGCCTGGCAAGGACCTCGGCGCGACGGCCCGCTTCCCGCCAGCGCTGTTCGTTCTCCATCCCGTCGGACATGGACAGCCTCGTCGTTTGGCTGCAAGTTGGTCTCAGGAATTCCGACTCAGTACCGCGTCCAGTCTCATTTACCCTGAATCGGTCTCATAATTACGACACGGATAACCCATTGAAATTAAATGAATGGCGATCTCAAAAACCCCAACGTTCCGACACACGTCGATCGACCCTCCGGACCGTCCCGCAGCACGGCGGCTGTCGTCGATCTTTTGGAGGCGGAGTCGACCGCCGACGACTTACCCGACATCATCGATCTCGTCATGGAGATGGGAAAGGTGTCGGCTCAGCCGCCGGCCGATGCCCCCTCCCCTCTTCCTGCCATCGCGAACCCGCGCGGGCAGGCCCATCTCGACGCACTCGCGGGCCGGGCGCGCAACTATATCGAGGCGGCGAGATCGACCAACACCCGGCGCGCCTACGCTTCGGACTGGAAGCAATTTGCTAGCTGGTGTCGGCACCAGGGCGTCGAGATGTTCCCGCCCGATCCGCAAACGGTCGGACTCTACATCACCGCCTGCGCTTCCGGTGCGGCGACCGGCGACAGGAAGCCGAACGCCGTATCCACCATCGAGCGCCGGCTTTCTTCCCTCTCCTGGAACTATTCGCAACGCGGCCAGCCGCTCGACCGGAAAGACCGCCATATCGCGACCGTCCTGGCCGGCATTCGCAACAAACACGCCGCCCCGCCCCGCCAGAAAGAGGCGGTGTTGCCGGAAGATCTGATCGCCATGCTGGAAACGCTCGATCGCGGCACGCTGCGCGGCCTGCGCGATCGCGCCATGCTCTTGCTCGGCTTCGCCGGGGGCCTGCGCCGCTCCGAAATCGTCGGCCTTGATGTCGGCCGCGACCAGACCGAGGATGCGTCTGGCTGGGTAGAAATCCTGAGCAAAGGCATGCTGGTGACGTTGCGCGGCAAGACCGGCTGGCGCGAGGTCGAAATCGGACGTGGGTCGTCCGATACGACCTGCCCGGTGGTCGCGCTGGAGACTTGGCTCAAGCTCGCGCGTATCGCCCATGGTCCCCTGTTCCGACGGGTGACAGGGCAAGGGAAGACCGTCGGCGCCGAGCGGCTCAACGACCAGGAGGTCGCGCGCCTCGTCAAACGCGCCGCCCTGGCCGCCGGTGTGCGTGGCGACCTTTCGGAAGGAGAACGTGGAAAGCTCTTTGCCGGCCATTCATTGCGCGCCGGTCTTGCGTCCTCGGCCGAAGTCGACGAGCGCTATGTGCAGAAGCAACTGGGCCACGCATCGGCCGAGATGACGCGCAAATACCAGCGTCGGCGCGATCGTTTTCGCGTCAATCTCACCAAGGCGTCAGGGCTCTAAAAGCCCCCTCCCCTCCCCTGTTGCAGCCAAATAGGCAATCCCATATAGTCAGGATAGTCAAAGTAGTCACGGAGGCCAGAAATGCTATCTGCACCTAAAGAAGATGCCAACTGGACCGTTGCCGGGGCCAAAGCCCGGCTGTCGGAGGTCATCGAGCGCGCGCAGTCTACACCTCAAACGATCACGCGGAACGGCAAGCCAAGCGTCGTGGTTGTCTCGGCCGAGGAATGGCAACGCAAGACGGTGCGCAAGGGCACGCTTGCGGAGTTCCTTATGGATTCGCCGCTGCGCGGCGTCGATCTCGATCTCGAGCGTCAGCACGACGAACCGCGTGATCTGCGGCTGTGAGGCTGTTGCTCGATACGAATGTCCTGTCTGAGGTGACGAAGCCGGCGCCGGATACGCGTGTTCTGGAATGGCTGGACCAGCTCGATGAGGACCGTTCGTTCATCAGCGTGGTGTCGATCGCCGAAATCCGGCGCGGCGTCGCCCTCATGGATCCCGGTCGCAAGCGCAAGGCACTCGCCGAATGGCTTGCAGAGGATTTGCCGCAACGCTTCGAACACCGCGTTCTTCCAGTCGATGAACCCGTAGCATTGGCCTGGGGCGATCTGATGGCCCTGGCGAAGCGTCGCGGCCGCGGTCTGTCATCCATGGATGGCTTGATCGCCGCCACCGCGGTTGCGCACAATCTTACCCTGGCGACGCGGAACAGGAAGGATTTCGAGGGGTTTGCCTTCGAGCTCTTCGATCCTTGGACTGCCTGAATCCCGCTCGAAACCCGGCCGGCTGGGAGGGCTGCGTGACCGTCTACGCGGTTCCCTCAGGCGTCAAGGGGCTTCTTCGACCGGGCAAAGCGCAACGGCTTGTCCAGCAGGGCCTGAGACGCCATGATTAAATATGCGCGAACGCAATACCTATCGCGCGCCCTGACTTTAGCCGGATCGGCCGAAGGAAAGGTAAACGCCGGAGCGCGCTGTCATGGAACCCAGGATCGTCGACAGCCGAGACGATTTCGCACAATGGGCGATCGATCGGGCCAATGCGATCCTGACAGATCAGGGTTCGAATCTGGCCATCGCTTCCCGCCGCGGAGACGAAGCTCAAATCGGCGAGACGGCTCAGGCGCTGGGTCAAGCAATCGTGGATGCGCTGCTTGAGGCGTTCGACGGTCTAGTGGGCGACGGATGAGCTCCTGGCTCGATCCACGCGCGCGGCCGTGCCACCGATCAGCCGTCTGTGGACGCACCGATCCATCCGGCATCACGATTTCGGCCTGCGCAGACTGCGAAGAAGCGCGTCCGACACCTCGAGCCGCCCTTCTGTCTTGTCGACATCGTCCCGCGGCCCGCCACGGGTCTGGGCAGCGGTCTTTTCGGCATCGAGTTTGGCGCGCAACAGCGCCATCACCATTGGCCAGGCTGAGAATTTCCCGTCGTGGGCCCGGTCCGTCAGGCTGCGCAAATAGCCGCCGGCGCTGTTGATCTGGTCGCCGCGCTGATAGATCGCGGCCAGCGTGATCGCCGCCTGGCGCTCGCCCAGCGCCTCGCAGGCCTCTCGCCAGGCGCTGGGGCTGACCCCAAGCATCGGCCGGGCGACCTCCGCCGCCGCCAGAAAGTCGCGCCAGTTACGGATTTCGCCATCCTTGGCCAGCTCGCGCCAGTTTCCGCAGGCGTCCAGTACGATCCCCAAAGGCAATTCCCGCTTGGGCAGGCTGTGCAGGTTGTCGTTTTCCGCAGCGGTGCCGCCCGCTTCTTCTTTATCTCCTAAGCCGCTTTCAGATTCAGATATGGAGTTTGGATTTGAATTCTGTATGTGGCGACCGGAATGGGACTCATTGGCGTCCAGATTCTGTGTTTTCGTGAAAGATTCCAGCACGTCACGAATTTCGATCCAGAGCAGGTCCAGGTCCTCGCAGATGTCCTCGAGAAGTTGCCGCGGGGCGGTTCGAGGGAGCCGGACGATAATTCCTTGATAGGTCCGGGTCATCTTGCCCCAATTGCCTGGAACGCCCTCCTCGATGCCGGCGTCGATCATCTTCACGATGTCCCGGCGCAACAAGGTCAGGCGCTCTCTGGCAGCCTTGTAGGCGCGCTTTTCGGTCTGAACCATCTCCGCCAATTCGGCGAACTCCTCGGCTCGCGCGATGATCGGCGACAGATCGAAGCCATAGGCCTGCTCGATCTGACCGCCCCTTCCCTTGCGTGCAAAGCGTTTGCCGTTCGGGCTGTCCCGGCGGATGATCAGCCCGCAATCGACCAGGACGGCCAGATGACGCCGCAATGTTGTCGCCGGCATGCCGTTCGCTCGGGCCATGAGCTGCTCATTCGACGGCCAGACCACGAGCTCGCCCCCGGCCGAAAGCTCCATACCCCGATGGAAGGACAATAGCGCGTTGAGGATCGCCAACGCGCGATCCGTGGCGCCGATCAGATCCTTGGCTTCGCGTATGGATTTGAAGACGTGCCATTTTTGAACGCTGGCCCCTTCCGGCATGGCGTTCGCTGCGACCTGGCTGGCCATCATGGCAAGCGTCATCGGCCGCCGCCCAAAGGGCGTCGTTGTGATATGCGTCTGCATCCTTCTTCACCTATTGCTAGGCAAAAGAAACCTGCTCGCCGAATCGGCGCTCAAACCGACCTGATTGGTCTTGACTATGATTCGCGGAAGTGGGATTCTCTCAGTCGCCAAACTTAAAGAGAAGGTCTTCCGGAATTGCCGTTTCGGGGGCCTTTTTCTTTTGCGCTCAGTCTCCGTTCGTGGTTGCTCGTTTTTCCAGACGGAAAGCCTCATACAATTCGCCGAGATTTTCCGAGAGGTAGTCACCAAACGCTGCTGCGTCGGTCCCCTTCGCCTTGAGGGCGATGGTGAATTTCTTGCCACTGGCCACCATCTCCGCGGCGACACGCCCATCAGACGGCGCCCAGCTGCGTTTGGATGGCGCCTGCGCGGTACGGCGGCGCGGCTTGGATGCCTTCAGCTTCGCGACGATCGCATCGAACCGCGCTTCGCTTGGCATCCCATGAAAATCGGAACTCGATGCCAGAGCCAAGGCAGTGTCGACATTGCCCGGCTTGTCGAGGAGGAGCTTGAGCTCATACCAGCGATCACGACCGACAGCCTTCGCGCGGCCGATCGCTTCGAGCAGATCCTTGGGCATCGAGGCGACAGAGAGCATCTTTGAAAGCGTCGGCCGATCGACACCGATTGCAGCAAGGGCTGTGGCGTTGTCCTCGTCGAATTTCCGCTGAACGATGTCGGCGGCAAACAGTGCTTTCTCGATGAAGGACGTGTTCGCTCGCGCGTTGTTTTCCTGTCCCTGGGCGATCACATGATCGCGCTCGGAGATATCCTTGATGACAGCGCGAAGTTTGAGACCAAGCTCTTTTGCGGCGCGCCAGCGGAGGCGACCGAAGACCAGCATGTAGCGGCCGGGCCGCTGCGGGTGAGGGCGAAGGAGCGCCGGCGAGTTCTGGCCGGAACTGCGGATCGACTCCAACACCTGAGAGTAGTCGGCCTCGTAATCTTCCTGATCGACGTTGAGCCGGTCGTTGGCGAAAGATTGGTCAACCAGGCCGGGGTCAACCTCGATTATCGTCTCACCCTCGAGCAGCTTGCCTGCCTGGGCCGCCATTTCGTCGATCGTGCTTATGAGCGAGCGTGATGCCCCCTTAAAAGTGTAGTCTCGTGCAACTGGGCGCTCGGCGGGAGCGTCGCCGTTGTCCATGATGCTGGCAAAAGGATTTTTCCGCGCCATTTGACTAGCACCCCCTTATGCGGCTTATGCGCTTGAATCCGTGGGTTTTTTTGGCGGCTTTGACGGCAGTCAACATCATAACCGCCCCCATGCCTGGTGGATCAGTCCCTGAATCTCGAAGTTCACGGCATCCATGCTGTCGATCGCCCGATCATAGGTATCGCGATTGAAGTTCGATCGCTCGACCTCATAGAGCGTCTGCTTAGTGAGGCCGGCGTCAGAAATCGCCGTGGATTTGAGCATCGGGCTTTTCAGGATTTCCTCGGCAAGCATCGACTGCATGAAGCCGACCATCTGCGCCTGGGGAATGTCCGTGGGCTCGTATCGGGTGATGAGATAACGTAGCCAGTCCAGCTGGACCTTCGCGCCAGCATTCTTGATGGACTTCATGATATTGCCCAGCATCAGCAGAAACTGACTCATGGACATCAGGTCCAGCATCTGCGGGTGGACGGTGATCAGAACCGAGGTGGCGGCCGACAGTGCCGACAGCGTCAGATAGCCAAGCTGCGGAGGGCAATCGACGACCACGACGTCGTAGCGCTCACTGACCGAATCCAATGCCCG
Above is a genomic segment from Mesorhizobium sp. containing:
- the repB gene encoding plasmid partitioning protein RepB, with translation MARKNPFASIMDNGDAPAERPVARDYTFKGASRSLISTIDEMAAQAGKLLEGETIIEVDPGLVDQSFANDRLNVDQEDYEADYSQVLESIRSSGQNSPALLRPHPQRPGRYMLVFGRLRWRAAKELGLKLRAVIKDISERDHVIAQGQENNARANTSFIEKALFAADIVQRKFDEDNATALAAIGVDRPTLSKMLSVASMPKDLLEAIGRAKAVGRDRWYELKLLLDKPGNVDTALALASSSDFHGMPSEARFDAIVAKLKASKPRRRTAQAPSKRSWAPSDGRVAAEMVASGKKFTIALKAKGTDAAAFGDYLSENLGELYEAFRLEKRATTNGD
- the repC gene encoding plasmid replication protein RepC, which produces MQTHITTTPFGRRPMTLAMMASQVAANAMPEGASVQKWHVFKSIREAKDLIGATDRALAILNALLSFHRGMELSAGGELVVWPSNEQLMARANGMPATTLRRHLAVLVDCGLIIRRDSPNGKRFARKGRGGQIEQAYGFDLSPIIARAEEFAELAEMVQTEKRAYKAARERLTLLRRDIVKMIDAGIEEGVPGNWGKMTRTYQGIIVRLPRTAPRQLLEDICEDLDLLWIEIRDVLESFTKTQNLDANESHSGRHIQNSNPNSISESESGLGDKEEAGGTAAENDNLHSLPKRELPLGIVLDACGNWRELAKDGEIRNWRDFLAAAEVARPMLGVSPSAWREACEALGERQAAITLAAIYQRGDQINSAGGYLRSLTDRAHDGKFSAWPMVMALLRAKLDAEKTAAQTRGGPRDDVDKTEGRLEVSDALLRSLRRPKS